The DNA region CTCAATTTTCATAGTTGTTTGAACCTTTGCAGTGTGGCACAGGCTTAATAACACGCAATGAGGTCTAAGATGAGAACGGTTTTAAAATTTTAAAGTTTTGAATAATTCAATATTTTCAGGGCACTATTTCAATAATTCAAGAATACTTAACACAAATTGTTTCAGCCATCAAAACAGAAAATGCTGGAATTTTTTTTAACCATTATTCTACTATGTTTTCGCAATTTTGTTGAATCAATCCTTAAAAAACAAATGGAATGTCGTTTTATCTAATTGTACAGAAAACTAGGAAGATTGGCGCGCTTCGCCGCGCCGGTGCTGCTTGCGTGCGCCGTGCGCTGGCCGCTGGGGGGTGTCGTGGAGTACGGAAGGTGCAGGTCTGTGCTTCCAGACATACTGGCTTGTGCAGTCCATGCAACAAAAAGCAAGAGCTTTTTTTAAACGGCCAGCAAAGTAATGCTTACTATACAGGTATCAAGTAACGCACAAGCATAGAACTGTAGAAGGGACCAAGCCATGCAATCGTGCGTCGTAAAGACAAAATAAAGATAGGTCAATTACAAATGTATAAATGATAAAGCACAAATAACTGCATATGCAGTGGGTTTGAGCCAGCTAGCACAAGATAGTGGCCATTCAGTGTTGGCCGCCCTCCTTTTAAACTGATACCTGAAAATGAAGTAGCTAGTACTCAATTTCTCCAAGAGCCAACATATTATAGCATGAGACAACATGAGATGAAAAACTATAGCATTGTACCATTGTGTGAGATATGTAACCGTTCAAAGTACCAAGAACCAAGACTGCTGCCTTAGTTCTTAGAACCCAAAAAACTTGCAAGAAAAGACAGCAATGAGAAAAAGAATTGAGCCTTTCACCCAAAGGTCTAAACCTTTAGAATCAAAGGCGAAACTAATACCACATACCAAATTCATGTTTGCACCTAAAATATAGATATGGTTCTCGCTCTTTCGAATTGCAACTCTCATGGGGTAGAGTCTATAAAGGAAGATATGAACATAAAATCAGTAACCCCTCGATTTAGTAACTAATAAGAATAAAAGCGCATTGCTAGATATGGTTGATGCCTTGTTGGTTGCCTGGAGCAACAACTGAAATCCAATGTTTTAAACATATAATCTGGTACTACCACGGGCGAACAGAATACTACAAAAAATATAGGAGAAGAAATAATGAGAAAAGAACCAAACTTATCATTGTTTGAAATGACAATTCTAATGAAAAAAAGAACTGATTGTACCTTCCTTCTTATGAAATTCTACTATTCTAGTATACTAAAATCATATATACTAACTTGAGATAGAGCACTTCATAACATTGAGTGCCACAAATTGAGATAGAATTAGACATGTAATGTTTTTGCTATCTTGGCTACTTCAGATCATTGGCTCATTGAGTAGCACAAAGAGCTGCAAGATATGTCCAAGTATATTatgaaatattttttattttaataAAGAAAGACTCACTGGAACTCCTAATAACCTCGACAGATTTGTAGCAAAATCACGGGCACACAAAAGGCTACAGGATAAGAATCGCAGATCAATTTGGAGGAACAACAGAGGGTACAGGAACTATTATTTCAATCATCCACTACTACACCATTTGAGGGGAGAGGGGGCTAATAGTACCCAGAACTGGTAGCGGACCCGTGACGACCTTCATGACGATAGGCCAAGGCAAATGCGAGCGAATCGCCTCCTGGCGCGGCAGAGGGAGACGACGCTGAGCTGAATTGGCAACGGCGGGGTTGCCGCAGATGGCTCGTCTGCTGGAGACGGATCTATCTATCACCGTGCCGAGCATGCACAGCATTGCGGCCTATTGGAGTTGGAGCGGAAGGAGGACCGCAGCTGCGGCACCTTCATCGTGCCCCTCCCCTCTTGCACGCACGAGCTGCCGCTTAAAATGTTTAAGTTTCCTTTGCGGAAAAGATGTTTAAGTTCTGCATGCATAAAAAGACACAAAAGCTGCACGACAAACCAGAACAAATTTCTGAGCCGCGGTCGACGAGAATAGCCCGTAAAATCGTGTGCCCCAACTACAGGCAAATGCTATAGAAAGAAGACGGGCTTCTATttctagttttttttttaaatcaATCACGACTTGTGGACTCTGGGCTGCGTGAATCCGGTCCACAATGTACATGCGAGTCTGGGCCGTACTTCTTCCATTACAAATTATTATTCGTTTTGACAAATTAAAAtattaaaaatatatataaatataatatattatatatagaTGTATAGTAAAATTTATGTATCtaaatttattaaaataatCAACGAACCGAAACGAAAGGAAACGTAGGAGCAGGAGATACTATTTCATTTCTGCTGCGAGCACAGCCGAGGCGGCATGGAACCTGCTCGCCCATGGAAACGAGTGCTGACATGACTAGCCAACTCGGTCGCGAGCTTCTCTCCCAATCGCTTTCCCAGCTCATGTGCAGGTAAATCTCTGGGCCAGCGTTACAGAGATAATAACCCTTTGAAATTAGCGGCGCAAGCGACACCACACGGACGGATATCATTTGCTTGACGTTGGACACAACAAACAACGCATGCTACACCCTTCTAGAAGCCGGAGTAGAATTTGCATCCGCCCTCCTCTCTGCCATGTACCTGCCTGTCCTACGTGGGTGAACCCCCTGATACCGAGTGCAATTTTTAGTCGGAAAAGATCGCCGGCGGCTGTCAGCACGCGCGTCCGCCCTGAGGTCACCGCGGGCGTCTCGTGGAAGAGAAGAGTGACTGACAGTCGTGTGCCGCCGCTGCTACTGCTAGTTGCCATTTGGAGTGCAGGCATTCCAAGCCCGCGGCGGCGACCATAAATTCGCAGCCCGCCCGCCACCAGCAATCCTCCTCCTTCCTACGGCTTTCCTTTTCCTATCCACCCGCGGCCAAGCACGGACGCAGGGACACCCCGTGGCTGGCCGCCGCCGGTAGCAGCAGCTAGCATCCATGCCCGGCGGGGACGCGCACGGCGGGTCCGGGGGCCGGCTGGAGAGCATCCTGGCGGACGCGTCGTCgccgcgggcgcggcgcgcgtgggcggcgggcgccaTCGAGCTGCGCCTGCTCACGCGCctcgcggcgccggcggtggtcATGTACATGATCAACTACCTCATGTCCATGTCCACGCAGATCTTCGCGGGCCACCTCGGCAACctcgagctcgccgccgcctccctcggCAACACCGGCATCCAGATCTTCGCCTACGGCCTCATGGTgcgctcctgctcctcccttccgccccccccccccacccccctcccttttctttctcgTCCCACTCTGAATTCTGAAACCTCCATGCATGATGCACGCTGTCCATCCCGCGGCCTCCGATCCGCGCGAGTCCATCCGACAGTTCAGGAATGGCCGCGGTCTGCAACCTGAAAAACTCAAATTCCCATTTTGAGCTCCTGCAGAGGCATCCTTGCTCCAGTCGTTTTGAAGAAATCTCTTTACACGGTTCAGATAAGAACACAGAGCAGATTATTAGCAGGTTCGGGATGCGAATGCGAATGTGTTCCCTAGCTTGGTGGTCGATCGGTAGGAACGTTTCATTCTCCATCGTATAGTATTCAGTTGCGCAGGAAACTAACAGGGAAGTCCTCCTCCTCAACCGCTTGCTGCTTTGCATGTCGTCACATTAAGATTCAAGAACTACAATGAGATCTCAACTACAGTAGGACCCCTGCGTGCTCTCGATCCGGTCCGGAGCTCCAGATCGTTCGCCAGGTAAGTAAGGCCGCCAATGCCAGGCTTTGACTTTTGACTTTGACCAAGCATGCACATGCTGCCTGAATTAGTTCAAGCATGCACAGGCCGCCAATGAGATCTCAACTACAGTAGGACCCCTGCGTGCTCTCGATCCGGTCCGGAGCTCCAGATCGTTCGCCAGATAAGTAAGGCCGCCAATGCCAGGCTTTGACTTTTGACTTTGACCAAGCATGCACATGCTGCCTGAATTAGGGATGTTTAGTTCGCTTTGCATTTTTGCAAAATTTCactgtagcaaaggaatcttactaatttaaagtactaaatgaagtctatttgcaaaactttttgcatggatgggttgtaaatcacgagacgaatctaatgatgctaattaatccataattaagcaataattagcggatggttactgtagcatcactgttgcaaaacatggattaagtagtctcattagattcgtctcgcgatttacaacccatccatgcaaaaatttttgcaaatagacttcatttagtacttcaaattagcaagattcctttgctacagtGAATTTTTGCAAAAATGCAAAGTGAACTAAACAGGGCCTTAGTTCAAGCGTGTCCCAACCTACTACGGGATTGACAAGTCGATCTTAGTCAGTCTTAGCTGACAAGTCGCGCGGCTGGCCGGTGAGGACTGTTTGATTCCTCACTCATCCGCCGCAGCCGATGCGAGGTGCCAAAGCAAAGAAGAAGCAGAGCACCACCGCTCAccggcccggcgccgccggcgggagCGTCTGTGGTTGCTGGGGCAGCCACGTCAGCCCCCAGTCTAGTGCAAACAATTACTAGTACAAAGCTAGCTGCATGCCCTGTCGCTCTGGCAGGCTGCTACGAGGCTGGACGTGCGGCGCGGAGGCCCTCGGCCAGCCGGCCGGCTCCGCGGCTTTCTCGTAGCGTCCGCCGGAATCCGTCGGGGCGAGCTCGTCTCTAGAGGGTCTCGCGAATTTCGGGGGTCGCGGCGTGTGGAGAGGCAAGGGAACGTGGTGGTGCCGAGTCAGACCCGGCGGCTGGCGCTCGCGCCGCGTGGTGACGACTGACGACGATAGAAACCGACAGGGGAGGGGACGGTCGCCATCGCGAAGCGAAAGGTTGCCGATAGATGTTTCCAGCGGCTCGCGGCGGCCCTCGCTGCGCACCAAGGGCTGGCATCTCGAGGCTTCCGTCGACTCTTTTTTCTCTCCAAGTGCAGAATTGATGAATTTTGGACCTATAAAAGGAAGCATCTCTAGACGATTTTTATAATTTTGTATGTTTCTCTAAATTTTTATTCAATTTTCATTCAGAGACCGACTCCAAATGCTCCTTACGTTttgaaatagtacaccaaaatCTGCATGGAGCAATCAAATACTGTCTTCTTAGATTTCCCGACATTTGATTTGTGCCGTTACTTTAGCTGCGCTGGTAAATTAGTATGTGTACATGGGCCTGCATCTCCGTCGactcttgcttgcttagttggCGTTTGGGCCTTACTCACCAATATCCTGAAGTCGGCCCACGTCTGTTTAAATTCATTTCTTGCGATCCAGGGGACGGTCAAGGGTTCACCCAAATCAAGATCCGAAtgttttttcttttctaaaCCAAATTAGACTACTGTTTCTAACTACCGTGATGGAATAATCATATTGTATTTGCATTAGTAAGTCTAACCTCCATTTCAGAATAATTGATAGCTTATACAAGCAGCCAGAGATATTAATCCAGACTCTTGTTACCTTACTTAACTAGACATCTAAACAAAAAATGTTAAAGTTTTTGAGTAGTGACAGTAATAACCTGACGTTTCGTACTTGCAGCTAGGCATGGGCAGTGCAGTGGAAACGCTCTGCGGCCAGGCCTACGGCGCCCAGAAGTACGAGATGCTCGGCATCTACCTGCAGCGCTCCGCCGTGCTCCTGTGCGCCACCGGCATCCCCTTGGCCGTGATCTACGCCTTCTCGGAGCCGATCCTGGTGCTCCTGGGGCAGTCGCCGGCGATCGCCCGCGCCGCGTCCGTCTTCGTCTACGGCCTCATCCCGCAGATCTTCGCCTACGCCATCAACTTCCCCATCCAGAAATTCATGCAGGCGCAGAGCATCGTCCTCCCGAGCGCCTACATCTCGACCGCCACGCTCGCGCTGCACGTGCTCCTGAGCTGGGTCGTCATCTACAAGGCCGGGCTCGGGCTGCTGGGGGCCTCCCTGATGCTCAGCCTGAGCTGGTGGGTCATCGTCGCCGCGCAGTTCGCGTACATCGTGATGAGCCCCAAGTGCCGGCACACCTGGACCGGGTTCACCTGCCAGGCGTTCTCGGGCCTGGGGGACTTCCTCAAGCTCTCGGCGGCGTCTGCcgtgatgctctgccttgagaCCTGGTACTTCCAGGTCCTGGTGCTCATTGCCGGGCTGCTCCCGAACCCTGAGCTTGCCTTGGATGCGCTCTCTGTATGGTGAGCATCACCATTCATCCATCATCTTACCATCTTCCCTGTGATTTACAGCTCCGGTTATTAGAAATCAGCAAGTTTTTGTGACGACTTGTTTCGTGTCATCTGCAGCATGACTATTTCAGGGTGGGTGTTTATGATTTCAGTAGGGTTCAATGCCGCCGCAAGGTTTGCAACTCAACAAAACTACAACTGAAACTTGTTGCATGAGTTGAGTATGGGAGTTTATGCTAACTGGTGTTTTATCCTGACCTCTGAACCATTTTCCAGTGTGAGAGTGAGCAATGAGCTTGGTGCCGGCAACCCAAAGTCTGCATATTTCTCAGTGTGGGTCGTGACGGCGCTCTCTGCCCTAATCGCCGTCATCCTTAGCATTGTGATCCTCTGCCTGCGCAACTATGTCAGCTACCTGTTCACAGAGGGTGAGGTGGTCTCAAACGCGGTGGCAGATCTCTGCCCGCTGCTTGCTGTCACGCTCATTCTCAATGGCATCCAACCTGTTCTATCAGGTTAGTTTCAGATACTTCTTGTCATGTGGATATACCCAGTTATCAAATTTTAATTTAATTCTTGTGTAGTCAATATGTAGTAAGCAGAGCACAAAAACACTGCTTTACCTTTGTCGAAAAAAATACCTATACATCAGGAAAAAAGAATGAACTTGTTATACAAGTATTTGCATATATTCTGACTCAGATGGGAGTGGGGCTCTGCTTGGTTGGTCAGCCCACGTGGGTGCGAGGCTGGCAACCAGAGTTCGAATCCTGCGGGTCACGTCTTTGGTAGAGTGTGGGACGGACCGGCCGGGATTTAAATCTCGGTCCCCATGCCACGTTCCTCGGGGTGGCAGGAGGCTAATCTATCATCTAGTCTCTATATTCTGACTCAGAAAGCACTGAGGACAACTTGGTATCATGtccattttcaagtttaaattggATGGCCATCATGTATTCTCTAACAAGTCAATAATTCACATAGGTGTCGCTGTTGGGTGTGGATGGCAACAATTCGTAGCATACGTGAACATCGGCTGTTACTACATAGTTGGTGTTCCCCTCGGCGTCCTTCTTGGGTTCGTCTTCAAGCTCGGCGTAAAGGTAATGGAATCACAGGCATAATGTTTTTACCTCTTTCCAGATTATCAACTATAAGACGTTACTTGTGTCCTGGCAGGGTATTTGGGGTGGTATGATAGGAGGAACTTGCATGCAGACGGCCATTTTGTTGTGGGTCACCTTGAGAACAGATTGGAACAAAGAGGTAGCCATTACTGAAATTGACAGAAGAAAGATatgtttttttttcatttcCATTTCCATTTTGTATAAAGGATCCATGCATTATCCACAATTACAAACTTTAGCTACCTTCGATCCCAAGATTTGATCTAGCTTTCTCGGTGGCATAAGCATAAATTTAGTAGCTGGAGAAATATTGCAGTACCCTTTACTCCCATATATGCAGTAGGTACAAGGACTCTTACAGGCCCTTTTTTTGGGTAAATTATATATGTAGTGGGTACTACTTTATTTTAACCAGTCTATGTTGGATTGAAAAGTTTGGATAGGCTAGAAGGACCAATAGGTACAAAGTAAAACTTCTTCGTCTTACCGTACAAATAAACCACTCGCGGCCCCATGAGGTTTAGAACTCAAACTTAGTAGCTTTAATGTAGGAATCGGTGGTCATCAGATCACTCATGGTTCTAACATAAAACATTGGATGATGCTGTTTATCAGATTGGATACGTTGTCGAATTCTGGTGATTGAAGAACATTACTTTATTCCTATTGCAGTATCGTACATGACTTGCGAGACATAAGTGTTATATATTACTATTACATCTGTCAGACGGCTAACAGTATTGCTACAACTTTTTCAGGTAGAGGAAGCACAGAAGAGGCTCAACAGATGGGAGGATAAGAAGACGGAACCCCTTCTTGCGGGGGTCAGCAATGGCAGTTAACTGAAACTATCCGGAACAGTAGCTCCTATTTCGACATCCATCACCCTGCAAGCGCAAGCCTTTCTCCGGAGTGCTTAGATCTTTTTTTTTACGGTGTCAGTGACATCAAGCTGCTGAGAAATTAATACACTGAGAAATGCAATCACACGTCGCAAATTTTAACTGAAACGGAAAGGAAGATTTTAGAAACAGAACTGAGGTGTCTTGCATGGTTGAGTCGGAGAATTCGAGGCTTATACACACTAGAGGGAGTAGTGGAcaatttaaattttcaaaatcgTATTTGATCAGATGGCGGGAGCTAATCTGACGACCTCGATCCCTTGCTGGATGTTTCGATCTGTTTGAGTAGCGCGTTGTCGGGCTTCAGTCAGTAGCAAGTAGTTACAAGAATCCTTTTCTCATGAGCTGAGACACTTTGCGTTCTGAACTTCTGATAGATATTTGAACTGTCGTTCTGAACTTCTGATAGATGTTTGAACTGTCGGCCTGCGAGCCCATTCTGTTGCCAGCGAGGCTTTGCCAATACTTCTGTAATCCTGTACAATTAACTTTCACATACAGTACAAATTAACATAGATAAAAGAGGTTATCTGTAAGTTTCACACACAATGCACAATAATACACCTGACATGCTCTTGCACTAATCTTAAGGCACTCTATCGTGCTGTTCGCACACGCTATAAAATCCACACGCCGTAAAACAAGCAAGCCTACAACTAAGCTCTCACCGAATCCCTGTCCGGTGGTTAGGTCACACGAATGAGAGAAACGTCatgagcggcgccggcgaggccgcCGGCGGCAGCAAGCTGCAGAGCCCGCTGCTGGCCGCCTCTGGGCCGGCGGCCACATCAGCTGACGGCGATGGCGGGCACGGGGTGAGCCGGCAGCTGGAGGGCATCCTGGGCGACGTATCGCTGCCGTGGGGCCGGCGGATGGCCGCGGCGACCCTGGTGGAGATGCGGCTgctggcgcggctggcggcgccggCCGTGCTGGTGTACATGATCAACTACCTCATGTCCATGTCGACGCAGATCTtctccggccacctcggcacGCTGGAGCTCGCCGCGGCGTCGCTGGGGAACAACGGCATCCAGATCTTCGCCTACGGACTCATGGTACGCGAGCGCCCACAATCTCTATCGTCTGAAACTCTGAAAGCGATCGTGCAGCCTTTCGTAGTAAAATATAAATCTTTGGTGTGTTCGATCGTGCAGGACTCGTGTGTCTGTCGGTCTGTCCTGCGAATTTTTTCCCCTCAAGTCATCACGTCTCTTCCACTTTTCCGTTCACACTCTTGTCCGCAACGACTTCAAACATTTTATCGACCAAACTTGCTGCTCCTCCAGGGCATTTAGGCACTTGTGACTTGTGATGCCCATTGTTCCGTTTTCACACAGCTATTGTGTAAATGTGTACTTTTTCTAAGCCATGCATGTATTTCGAAACTCAGCTTTTCTTAATCTTCGATCAACAACTAGCCTaaatatttgtaaattatatttatgtaattttgcaCCAATGGTCCATACATTTATATGATGTTAAATTTATTGTCATGCAATGTAGCGTAGTGATAATACTACTACTAGTTGTAATAAGAGAAAAGTTCAATTCACACCCTTAATTATCATAAAAATCTAGCTAATTTCAAACTTTCAACTGCAAAACCGGATAACAAGGACCATCCAACTATTGAAATCACGCAAACTTGGGCCCCTTAAGTGGTTTCAAATGTGGTTTTCAATTTTGTAGAAATTAAAAAATTCAAgtttaaaaaaaatcataagtaatttattttaaattagaaaaatataaaacggGTGccaatatttttctaaaaatataacctatttGTTGGTAATCTATTCATTAGTTTTTTTGGATCTAATTTTTTCCTATTTCTAGTATTTTTTTCTTGAAGTTATGTttattatttttgaataaataGATCAGCAACATATAGGTTATATTTAAAAAAAAATTGGtaccaatttcacatttttcttatttaaaataaattatttttgaTTTTTTAGTCTAACTagaatttttaaatttaaaaaaatatataaataacaAATAGTGCTAGTTCGAGAGTGAAATTTGGACTGGTAATAACAAGCATGCATGCAACACCTTAAATAGTTAGACGAAAAATAAAAAACTTTTTTGTTCACATTAGTATGGTTAGACAAACTATTATATTCAACATAGTCCCGTACACCTTTGGTAGATTATTTCAAAATAATATCTGATACCCAAACCCAACTGCGTCGATGTGGCTTATGGTCGAAAATGGAAATTGCAGCTTGGCATGGGTAGCGCCGTGGAGACGCGGTGCGGGCAGGCGTACGGCGGGCTCAAGCACGACATGCTGGGCATCTACCTGCAGCGCGCCACCGTCCTGCTCATGGCCACCGGCGTCCCGCTCGCCGCCGTCTACGCCTCCTCCCGCCCGatcctcgtcctcctcggcgAGTCGCCGGAgatcgccagcgccgccgcgacCTTCGTCTACGGCCTCATCCCGCAGATCGTCGCGTACGCCGCCATCTTCCCCATCCAGAAGTTCCTGCAGGCGCAGAGCATCGTGGCGCCCAGCGCCTACATCTCCGCCGCGACGCTCGCGTTCCACCTGGCCCTCAGCTACCTCATCGTCTACCGGCTCGGCCTGGGGCTCCTCGGGGCCTCGCTCATGCTCAGCGTCAGCAACTGGGTCATCGCGGTCGGGCAGTTCGTGTACATCGTCGCCAGCCGGCGCTTCCGGCTCACCTGGACGGGGTTCTCCTGGCAGGCGTTTCTCCGGCCTGCCGGAGTTCTTCAAgctctccgccgcctccgccgtcatGCTCTGCCTCGAGACGTGGTACTACCAGATACTCGTGCTCATCGCCGGCCTGCTCAAGGACCCCGAGCTTGCGTTGGCCTCGCTATCTGTCTGGTAACATTCCCACGTCCAGGAACATTGTCATATTTGAAGTGGAGCTCCATATGTGAAGCATTTTTTATATGGAGATGACTGAATTGCGTTTGCGCATTGCAGCATGACAATTTCAGGGTGGGTGTTCATGATCTCAGTTGGATTCAATGCAGCAGCATGGTAAATAAAAGGCATGCATTTTTCTTTGCATGCTAGTGTTCTTCTGAACTGCAGCTGAACTTGCAATTAGTCAGACTAGCGTCATGCAAACTGTTCCTGTGTGTTCTTCCAGTGTAAGAGTGAGCAATGAGCTTGGTGCCGGCAACCCAAAGTCAGCAGCTTTCTCTGTCGTGGTGGTGACAGTGCTGTCCTTCATCCTGTCAGTGATAATCTCAGTGATCATCCTGCTCTGCCGGGACTACATCAGCTACAT from Panicum hallii strain FIL2 chromosome 9, PHallii_v3.1, whole genome shotgun sequence includes:
- the LOC112875675 gene encoding protein DETOXIFICATION 40-like — protein: MPGGDAHGGSGGRLESILADASSPRARRAWAAGAIELRLLTRLAAPAVVMYMINYLMSMSTQIFAGHLGNLELAAASLGNTGIQIFAYGLMLGMGSAVETLCGQAYGAQKYEMLGIYLQRSAVLLCATGIPLAVIYAFSEPILVLLGQSPAIARAASVFVYGLIPQIFAYAINFPIQKFMQAQSIVLPSAYISTATLALHVLLSWVVIYKAGLGLLGASLMLSLSWWVIVAAQFAYIVMSPKCRHTWTGFTCQAFSGLGDFLKLSAASAVMLCLETWYFQVLVLIAGLLPNPELALDALSVCMTISGWVFMISVGFNAAASVRVSNELGAGNPKSAYFSVWVVTALSALIAVILSIVILCLRNYVSYLFTEGEVVSNAVADLCPLLAVTLILNGIQPVLSGVAVGCGWQQFVAYVNIGCYYIVGVPLGVLLGFVFKLGVKGIWGGMIGGTCMQTAILLWVTLRTDWNKEVEEAQKRLNRWEDKKTEPLLAGVSNGS